The following coding sequences lie in one Helicoverpa armigera isolate CAAS_96S chromosome 8, ASM3070526v1, whole genome shotgun sequence genomic window:
- the LOC126054087 gene encoding cytochrome c oxidase assembly protein COX18, mitochondrial: MTFYKHITKLKINSTLETYRKFSVICNNHLVAVNNENRAVKCNVLKGNKLCSFDTRASRNFSMEAFAKWQEQTYASISGSTPVHFMQDGLLYFHDLTGMPWWATIVTSTILIRTCMTLPLSVYQNYILAKVENISLELKDMVNELKKETTIAKKVYNLTDKQAVLLYKRSLKKQWNNLIVRDNCHPFKASLLIWFQLPVWVCMSFALRNLVYTNSPDPAALVTLMELSTGGIGWIPNLTEPDHSWILPVAFGLTNLSIIEIQRLSKLRQPSKLYNVFTNVFRVFTIIMIPVAANVPSCMCLYWMTSSSIGLVHNLILLSPSIRRKLRIPLAPSELEEPYKHIKEELKDSFRRKLKRNMLKES, from the coding sequence ATGACGTTCTACAAACATATAACAAAGTTAAAAATCAACTCTACACTAGAAACTTATCGTAAATTCAGTGTTATTTGTAACAATCATCTTGTAgcagtaaataatgaaaatagagCGGTTAAGTGCAATGTATTGAAAGGAAACAAATTATGTTCATTTGACACCCGTGCAAGCCGTAATTTTTCAATGGAAGCATTCGCAAAATGGCAAGAACAAACGTATGCAAGCATATCAGGAAGTACCCCTGTGCATTTTATGCAGGATGGGTTACTTTATTTCCACGATCTAACAGGAATGCCATGGTGGGCCACAATTGTTACTTCCACAATACTTATTAGGACATGTATGACTCTGCCACTATCTGTCTATCAAAACTATATATTAGCAAAAGTAGAGAATATCAGTTTAGAACTTAAGGATATggtaaatgaattaaaaaaggAAACTACAATAGCCAAGAAAGTTTACAACTTAACAGATAAACAAGCAGTGTTATTATATAAGAGATCATTGAAGAAACAATGGAACAATTTAATAGTGCGAGATAACTGTCACCCTTTTAAAGCAAGCTTGTTGATATGGTTTCAACTGCCAGTTTGGGTGTGCATGTCTTTTGCTTTGAGGAACTTAGTATACACGAATAGTCCAGATCCTGCAGCATTAGTTACCCTTATGGAGTTATCTACTGGGGGCATTGGATGGATTCCTAATTTAACCGAGCCTGACCACTCCTGGATACTTCCTGTAGCATTTGGACTGACCAACTTGTCAATTATAGAAATACAGAGATTATCGAAACTGAGGCAACCCTCTAAGCTGTACAATGTTTTTACAAATGTATTTAGAGTATTTACAATTATAATGATACCTGTAGCAGCCAATGTTCCTTCATGTATGTGTCTGTATTGGATGACATCAAGTTCTATCGGTTTAGTTCATAACTTAATATTATTGTCCCCATCAATTAGAAGAAAGCTGAGGATACCTTTAGCTCCAAGTGAACTGGAAGAGCCCTACAA